The following are encoded together in the Bacteroidales bacterium genome:
- a CDS encoding sigma-54 dependent transcriptional regulator, whose translation MDIQQIKQRFAIIGTYPGLDRAIDIARQVAPTDLSVLISGESGTGKEVFPQIIHSLGVRKHGPYIAVNCGAIPDGTIDSELFGHEKGSFTGAHDTRKGYFEVSNGGTIFLDEVAELPLSTQVRLLRVLETGEFIRVGSSKVLKTDVRVVAATNLDVVQAIRKAKFREDLFYRLNTVPIQIPSLKERGNDILLLFRKFASDFSERYRMPSIRLDEEAQQILLNYEWPGNIRQLKNITEQLSIIEQEREITAAVLMHYLPDYHKTRLPALINKESVSEEAFQSEREILYKVLFDMKSDMNDLKKLVAQIMEKGSVSTDIEEENEGIIKKLYATVDDMPVDAEDMITQKNPGRKERDEENILDTEEIVEESLSLEEKEIELIIKALDRHNGKRKYAALDLGISERTLYRKIKEYHIE comes from the coding sequence ATGGACATTCAACAGATAAAACAACGTTTTGCGATCATAGGTACATATCCGGGTTTGGACAGGGCCATTGATATTGCCCGGCAGGTGGCTCCGACCGATCTGAGTGTACTGATATCGGGAGAGAGTGGAACCGGGAAAGAGGTTTTCCCTCAGATCATTCACTCCCTCGGAGTAAGGAAACACGGCCCATACATTGCTGTGAACTGCGGAGCTATTCCTGATGGCACCATAGATTCAGAACTCTTTGGTCATGAAAAAGGGTCATTCACCGGGGCTCACGATACAAGGAAAGGGTACTTTGAGGTTTCAAACGGAGGAACGATTTTTCTGGATGAAGTAGCCGAGCTGCCGCTTTCAACGCAGGTCCGCCTTCTCAGGGTCCTGGAGACCGGTGAGTTTATCAGGGTAGGTTCATCCAAAGTACTGAAAACCGACGTGAGAGTGGTGGCCGCCACCAACCTGGATGTGGTCCAGGCCATAAGAAAAGCGAAATTCAGGGAAGATCTGTTCTATCGCCTGAATACGGTGCCCATCCAGATTCCGTCCCTGAAGGAGCGTGGGAATGATATCCTGCTGCTTTTCAGGAAATTTGCCTCAGACTTTTCGGAGCGTTACCGCATGCCCTCCATTCGCCTGGACGAAGAAGCTCAGCAGATATTGTTAAATTACGAATGGCCGGGCAATATACGCCAGCTGAAGAATATAACCGAACAACTCTCCATCATAGAACAGGAGAGAGAAATTACGGCTGCAGTATTGATGCACTACCTTCCCGATTATCATAAAACCCGCTTGCCGGCGTTAATAAACAAAGAGTCGGTTTCCGAGGAAGCCTTTCAATCGGAAAGGGAGATCCTTTACAAAGTGCTCTTCGATATGAAGAGCGATATGAACGATCTGAAAAAGCTGGTGGCCCAGATTATGGAGAAGGGCTCGGTGAGCACAGACATCGAAGAGGAAAATGAGGGGATCATAAAAAAGCTTTATGCCACGGTAGACGATATGCCGGTCGATGCCGAGGACATGATCACTCAAAAGAACCCGGGCAGAAAAGAGCGGGATGAGGAAAATATCCTGGATACGGAGGAGATTGTTGAGGAGTCGCTTTCCCTTGAAGAAAAAGAGATAGAGTTGATAATTAAGGCATTGGACAGGCATAATGGAAAACGCAAATATGCGGCTTTGGATCTGGGGATCTCTGAAAGGACCCTTTACAGGAAAATCAAAGAATACCATATTGAATAG
- the secG gene encoding preprotein translocase subunit SecG, whose amino-acid sequence MFVVFTVLIVVTCIFTILIVLVQNSKGGGLASNFSSSNQYMGVRKTADFLEKATWILGSALIIFSLLAGITVPKAGETDNSRLQGQFDETIMDQPAQTIDLPESFGTEPAEGDTE is encoded by the coding sequence ATGTTTGTTGTATTTACGGTATTGATTGTGGTTACCTGCATCTTTACCATTTTGATCGTACTTGTACAGAATTCAAAAGGTGGCGGACTGGCATCAAATTTTTCCTCCTCAAACCAGTACATGGGTGTTCGAAAAACAGCCGATTTCCTGGAGAAGGCTACCTGGATCCTGGGATCTGCACTGATCATTTTTAGTCTTCTGGCCGGAATTACGGTTCCCAAAGCGGGAGAGACTGACAATTCCCGGCTGCAGGGTCAGTTTGACGAAACCATCATGGACCAGCCGGCTCAAACCATTGACCTTCCCGAATCATTTGGCACAGAACCTGCCGAAGGTGACACAGAATAG
- a CDS encoding co-chaperone GroES: MAELKGKILAGKILVRPSEAEEKTASGIIIPETAKEKPQHGKVVMVGADKKDEPMEVKVGDKVLYGKFAGQELTIDEEDYLLISQSDVLFITK; the protein is encoded by the coding sequence ATGGCAGAACTTAAAGGTAAGATCCTTGCAGGTAAAATTCTTGTCAGACCTTCAGAGGCCGAGGAGAAAACCGCCAGTGGTATCATCATTCCTGAAACAGCGAAAGAAAAACCACAGCATGGTAAAGTGGTAATGGTAGGAGCAGACAAAAAGGACGAACCCATGGAAGTCAAAGTGGGGGACAAAGTTCTTTATGGTAAATTTGCCGGTCAGGAACTAACCATTGATGAAGAAGACTATCTTCTGATTTCACAGAGCGATGTTTTATTCATTACAAAGTAA
- the groL gene encoding chaperonin GroEL (60 kDa chaperone family; promotes refolding of misfolded polypeptides especially under stressful conditions; forms two stacked rings of heptamers to form a barrel-shaped 14mer; ends can be capped by GroES; misfolded proteins enter the barrel where they are refolded when GroES binds), whose amino-acid sequence MAKEIKFDMAARDQLKSGIDQLANAVKVTLGPKGRNVIIEKKFGAPQVTKDGVTVAKEIELEDPIENVGAQMVKEVASKTNDDAGDGTTTATVLAQSIVSVGLKNVTAGANPMDLKRGIDKAVAEVVKSLQEQSQEVGDDNKKIQQVASISANNESSIGALIAEAMSKVKKEGVITIEESKSSDTYVDVVEGMQFDRGYISPYFVTDTEKMEAVLENPYVLIHDKKISTMKDLLPVLEATAQNGRPLMIIAEDVDAEALATLVVNKLRGSLKIAAVKAPGFGDRRKEMLEDIAILTGGTVISEEKGLKLENTELDMLGQAEKISIDKENTTIVNGAGEKPMIEARVGQIKKQIENTTSDYDREKLQERLAKLAGGVAVIYVGAVSEVEMKSKKDLFDDALSATRAAVEEGIIPGGGVAYLRSIEKLEKFKGSNDDENTGIAIVRRALEEPLRQIVENAGQEGSVVVKEIRDGKANYGYNAHTEKFENLFEAGVIDPTKVARIALENAASIAGMLLTTECAIVDIPQPEPPMPAGGPGGGMGMM is encoded by the coding sequence ATGGCAAAAGAGATCAAATTTGACATGGCGGCCAGGGATCAGCTGAAAAGCGGAATCGATCAGCTGGCTAATGCTGTCAAAGTAACACTTGGCCCCAAGGGTCGCAATGTAATTATTGAGAAAAAATTTGGTGCTCCCCAGGTCACCAAGGATGGTGTAACAGTAGCAAAGGAGATAGAACTGGAAGATCCTATTGAAAACGTAGGTGCCCAGATGGTAAAAGAAGTTGCCTCCAAGACCAATGACGATGCAGGTGATGGTACTACTACTGCCACAGTTCTGGCCCAGTCCATCGTTTCTGTTGGATTGAAAAACGTAACAGCAGGTGCCAACCCCATGGATCTGAAAAGGGGAATTGACAAGGCAGTTGCTGAGGTTGTAAAGAGTCTTCAGGAGCAATCCCAGGAAGTTGGTGATGACAACAAGAAAATACAACAGGTTGCATCGATCTCAGCCAACAATGAATCCTCTATTGGTGCCCTGATCGCTGAAGCTATGTCAAAGGTGAAGAAAGAGGGTGTGATTACTATTGAAGAGTCCAAATCTTCAGACACCTATGTGGATGTCGTGGAAGGTATGCAGTTTGACCGCGGTTATATCTCCCCCTATTTTGTGACAGACACAGAGAAGATGGAGGCAGTTCTCGAGAATCCTTACGTACTGATTCACGATAAGAAAATCTCTACCATGAAGGACCTGCTTCCCGTTCTCGAAGCCACCGCTCAGAATGGCCGTCCCCTGATGATTATTGCAGAAGATGTTGATGCTGAAGCTCTGGCAACTCTGGTTGTGAACAAGCTGCGCGGATCTCTGAAGATCGCTGCAGTGAAGGCTCCCGGATTTGGTGACAGAAGGAAAGAGATGCTGGAAGATATAGCCATCCTTACAGGAGGTACTGTTATTTCGGAAGAGAAAGGACTGAAGCTGGAAAACACCGAACTGGATATGCTCGGACAGGCAGAAAAGATTTCCATTGACAAAGAGAATACAACCATTGTAAATGGCGCAGGTGAAAAACCGATGATTGAAGCCAGGGTTGGGCAGATCAAAAAGCAGATCGAAAATACCACTTCAGATTATGACCGTGAAAAGCTTCAGGAACGCCTGGCCAAGCTGGCAGGAGGCGTGGCAGTCATCTATGTTGGAGCCGTCTCGGAGGTGGAGATGAAATCGAAAAAGGACCTGTTCGACGATGCATTAAGCGCTACCCGCGCTGCCGTTGAGGAAGGAATTATTCCAGGAGGCGGTGTTGCCTATCTTCGTTCCATTGAAAAGCTTGAAAAATTCAAGGGATCCAATGATGACGAGAATACAGGGATTGCCATCGTCAGAAGAGCTCTTGAGGAGCCACTTCGCCAGATTGTTGAAAATGCCGGCCAGGAAGGTTCTGTGGTTGTTAAGGAGATCAGAGACGGGAAAGCTAATTATGGATACAATGCCCACACAGAGAAGTTTGAGAACCTCTTTGAAGCCGGGGTTATCGATCCTACCAAAGTGGCTCGTATTGCACTGGAAAATGCCGCCTCTATAGCCGGTATGTTACTGACCACCGAGTGTGCAATCGTTGATATTCCCCAACCCGAACCCCCAATGCCCGCAGGCGGACCAGGTGGTGGAATGGGAATGATGTAG
- a CDS encoding ABC transporter permease: MWRNFFAVALRNISKNKIFYLINVSGLAIGLASSILILLFIIKELSFDRFHEYKHRIHRLYIDGVIGEQSFRGAWTSMVMAPTFAAEIPEIEEYVRFDVYNQNLIWYEGERQVEDHLLFADPSIFDVFTIKMVRGDPRTALSKPNSILITEEKARLYFGEENPLGLPLHVNVDSNLYYVTGVIEALPENSHFFADFIASMETLDWESNLTWFQNSIFSYILLKPGADPELVEQKMADVMAEHIRLELRTILGVEPDEWAAGGNSYGIFLQALPDIHLQPDIELGMDSCFRPVHDRLYVHIFVMVAIFILVIAAINFMNLSTSRSATRAREIGVRKVAGSDRSLLIRQFLTESVLLSLMALALALILVELSLPWFNQAMDLDLRMGKAQYSYLLPVVLLLALLVGLLSGFYPAMYLSGFKPVDGIRGGFPGNKRAGFFRSGMVVGQFTISVAIIVGTLIVSNQLHFLLNKELGYNKEQVVVLKRIHPLKRSIQTFCREIEKIPGVVSASNSTTYLGYNNSSETYQIKGRDATKNYLFATNYVDEEFMCTYGFHLADEKSRFFDPASSGNGSAILINEAAVSEFGITDPLNTVILEPTMEGDTNHLRVIGVIEDFHHSSLRDPIGPYMLRYKEEHMDWSGVISVQLGVAGKGIPVTLNKIRSAWMQMTDDAPFQFFFLSDELNNYYKEERRTGRLSLLFAILSTFVACLGLIGLTLQNTQRRIREIGIRKAMGASIRDIILLVSRELVLLMGISVLMAWVAAYLFMQNWLQGFPFNIGFKPWIYLVSAFSAMFIAIFSVTLLAYYAARSNPASTLHYE, encoded by the coding sequence ATGTGGAGGAATTTCTTTGCCGTAGCTTTAAGGAATATCAGTAAGAACAAGATATTTTACCTGATTAACGTGTCAGGGCTGGCCATTGGATTGGCCAGTTCGATCCTGATCCTCCTGTTTATAATCAAGGAACTTAGCTTTGATCGCTTTCATGAGTACAAGCACAGAATCCACAGACTTTACATTGACGGGGTCATCGGGGAACAATCCTTTCGCGGAGCATGGACCTCCATGGTGATGGCTCCCACCTTTGCCGCAGAGATTCCGGAAATCGAGGAGTATGTGAGGTTCGATGTCTATAATCAGAACCTGATTTGGTATGAAGGGGAGCGGCAGGTAGAGGATCACTTACTTTTCGCAGATCCCTCTATTTTTGATGTTTTCACCATCAAGATGGTCAGGGGGGATCCCCGCACGGCTCTTTCAAAGCCCAATTCCATTCTGATTACCGAGGAGAAGGCCAGGCTCTATTTTGGAGAAGAAAATCCCCTGGGGCTTCCCCTCCATGTAAACGTGGACAGTAATCTTTACTATGTGACCGGTGTCATAGAGGCTCTTCCGGAGAATTCCCATTTTTTTGCTGATTTTATTGCTTCCATGGAGACACTCGACTGGGAAAGCAACCTGACCTGGTTTCAAAATTCCATTTTCAGTTATATCCTTTTAAAACCGGGGGCCGATCCTGAATTAGTTGAACAAAAGATGGCCGATGTAATGGCTGAGCATATCCGCCTGGAACTCCGGACCATACTGGGTGTCGAACCCGACGAGTGGGCCGCGGGGGGGAATAGTTACGGAATATTTCTTCAGGCTCTGCCGGATATTCATCTCCAGCCCGATATCGAGCTGGGAATGGATAGCTGCTTTCGTCCGGTCCACGACCGCTTATATGTCCATATTTTTGTCATGGTGGCCATTTTTATCCTTGTGATAGCCGCCATTAATTTTATGAACCTTTCAACGTCCAGATCCGCCACCAGGGCCAGGGAGATCGGGGTAAGGAAGGTGGCAGGCTCCGACCGGTCGCTGCTTATCCGGCAGTTTCTCACAGAATCGGTATTATTGAGTTTAATGGCTCTGGCCCTTGCTTTGATACTCGTGGAACTGTCGCTTCCCTGGTTCAATCAGGCCATGGATTTGGATTTACGCATGGGAAAGGCTCAGTACAGTTACCTTTTACCCGTAGTGCTCTTGCTGGCCCTTCTGGTGGGACTGCTCAGCGGGTTTTATCCGGCCATGTACCTGTCCGGGTTCAAACCCGTTGATGGTATCAGGGGAGGTTTCCCGGGCAACAAAAGGGCTGGCTTCTTCAGATCCGGGATGGTCGTTGGCCAGTTCACCATTTCTGTCGCCATCATAGTCGGTACACTCATTGTTTCTAACCAATTGCACTTTTTACTCAACAAGGAGCTTGGCTATAATAAGGAGCAAGTGGTCGTGTTAAAAAGGATCCATCCTCTGAAAAGAAGTATTCAAACCTTCTGCCGGGAGATAGAGAAGATACCCGGGGTGGTCTCAGCCAGCAACAGCACCACCTATCTGGGCTACAATAACAGTTCAGAAACCTACCAGATTAAGGGAAGAGATGCCACCAAAAACTACCTGTTTGCCACTAACTATGTGGACGAAGAGTTTATGTGCACCTACGGTTTTCATCTGGCCGACGAAAAGAGCAGATTTTTTGATCCGGCATCCTCAGGCAATGGCTCGGCCATCCTGATCAATGAGGCTGCCGTGTCTGAATTTGGGATCACCGACCCTTTAAATACAGTTATTCTGGAGCCGACCATGGAAGGGGATACCAATCATTTAAGAGTGATTGGTGTCATTGAGGATTTTCACCATAGTTCCCTGCGGGATCCCATTGGTCCATATATGCTCAGGTATAAGGAAGAACATATGGATTGGTCGGGTGTGATTAGCGTGCAGCTGGGTGTGGCGGGTAAGGGGATTCCTGTCACTCTGAACAAAATCAGATCCGCCTGGATGCAGATGACAGATGATGCCCCCTTCCAGTTCTTTTTCCTGAGCGACGAGCTTAACAATTATTACAAGGAGGAGCGGCGTACCGGACGCTTATCTTTGCTCTTTGCCATCCTGTCCACCTTTGTTGCCTGCCTGGGTCTCATTGGACTGACCCTGCAAAACACACAAAGGCGGATCAGAGAGATAGGGATCAGAAAGGCCATGGGGGCCTCCATCAGAGATATCATCCTGCTGGTCTCCCGCGAGCTGGTGTTACTGATGGGAATATCTGTTCTGATGGCCTGGGTAGCTGCCTATTTGTTTATGCAGAACTGGCTGCAGGGCTTCCCTTTTAATATCGGATTCAAGCCCTGGATCTATCTGGTTTCGGCCTTTTCAGCCATGTTTATTGCGATTTTCTCAGTGACCCTCCTGGCCTATTATGCGGCCAGGAGCAATCCGGCCAGTACATTGCATTACGAGTAG
- a CDS encoding LptE family protein: MSKTLQYFRLMAVCVTLLVALAGCKISYSFSGVNISPEVKTYSVDYFQNRAPVVQAQLSNVFTETLQDKIQSNTSLEFSNQGGDVEFSGEITGYETRPMAITGAELAARNRLTITVRVKYTNVVEPELDYDTSFSRYEDYDASQDLSSVENELIELIVENLVEDIFNRAFVSW, translated from the coding sequence ATGAGCAAGACCTTACAGTATTTCAGGTTAATGGCTGTTTGTGTTACCCTTCTGGTGGCACTCGCGGGTTGTAAGATATCCTACTCTTTCAGCGGGGTGAACATCTCGCCGGAGGTAAAGACCTACTCTGTGGATTATTTTCAGAACCGGGCCCCTGTTGTACAGGCACAACTGAGCAATGTTTTTACGGAAACCCTTCAGGACAAGATACAGAGCAATACAAGCCTGGAGTTTTCCAACCAGGGCGGTGATGTGGAGTTTTCAGGCGAGATCACCGGATATGAGACGCGGCCTATGGCCATTACCGGTGCTGAACTGGCAGCCCGTAACAGACTTACCATTACGGTTCGGGTGAAATATACCAATGTGGTGGAACCGGAGCTTGATTATGATACAAGTTTCTCCCGTTACGAGGACTATGATGCTTCCCAGGACCTGAGCAGTGTGGAAAACGAACTGATAGAGCTGATCGTTGAGAATCTGGTGGAGGATATTTTCAACAGGGCATTTGTTTCCTGGTAA
- the kdsB gene encoding 3-deoxy-manno-octulosonate cytidylyltransferase: MTEFLAIIPARYASSRFPGKPLAMLGKKPMIQWVYERAFSLFDHLLVATDDERIRQAVVKFGGRVLMTSPEHSSGTERCAEAAVLYEQQSGLRFSHVVNIQGDEPLIQQEQLQTLISCFQTPGTDIATLIREVTDREELENYNVVKVVVDRTFRALYFSRAPIPFVRNRKESDARKLRYYAHIGLYAFRREVLEQVAKLTPSDLELAESLEQLRWMEHGMAIRTAVTHLSSIGVDTPEDLELIRKQGSY, translated from the coding sequence GTGACTGAATTCCTGGCTATTATTCCTGCAAGATATGCTTCTTCCCGTTTCCCTGGTAAACCACTGGCCATGCTGGGGAAAAAACCGATGATTCAATGGGTATATGAGCGTGCATTCTCCCTCTTTGATCATCTGCTGGTGGCCACAGATGATGAGCGGATCCGGCAGGCAGTCGTGAAATTTGGGGGAAGGGTTCTGATGACCTCTCCGGAACACAGCAGCGGGACCGAGAGGTGTGCCGAAGCGGCCGTATTATATGAGCAACAAAGTGGGCTCCGTTTCTCTCATGTGGTAAATATCCAGGGTGATGAACCTTTGATTCAGCAGGAACAACTGCAAACCCTGATCTCCTGTTTTCAGACACCGGGGACCGATATTGCCACACTGATCAGAGAGGTGACTGACCGGGAAGAACTGGAAAATTACAACGTGGTCAAGGTGGTGGTAGACAGGACGTTCAGGGCACTCTACTTCTCCAGGGCCCCCATCCCTTTTGTCAGGAACAGGAAGGAGAGTGATGCAAGAAAGCTCCGGTATTATGCGCATATCGGGCTCTATGCCTTCCGGCGCGAGGTCCTGGAACAGGTGGCCAAACTGACGCCCTCTGACCTGGAACTGGCCGAATCATTAGAACAGCTTCGATGGATGGAACATGGAATGGCTATCCGGACCGCAGTCACCCATCTTTCCTCCATCGGGGTGGATACACCCGAGGACCTGGAACTGATCCGGAAACAGGGATCCTACTGA